In Dermacentor andersoni chromosome 4, qqDerAnde1_hic_scaffold, whole genome shotgun sequence, the following proteins share a genomic window:
- the Ktl gene encoding BTB/POZ domain-containing protein KCTD16, translating into MSSSSAVVDLNVGGTTYSASRETLSRCPVLGELLDGGPHDSQGRVFVDRDGALFRYILDFLRSGRLLLPEEFRELARLKAEAEHFRLDALVTCLSATSAVPPPFPGQPGYITLGYRGTFAFGRDGLADVKFRKLTRILICGKVTMCREVFGDTLNESRDPDRGQDDRYTSRFFLKHNSLEQAFDCLQESRFRCVCACGTGTSCGAGNEPLKPGVDSEENRWNHYNEFVFVRP; encoded by the coding sequence ATGTCTTCCTCCTCGGCGGTCGTCGATCTGAACGTGGGCGGCACCACGTACAGCGCGTCGCGCGAGACACTGTCTCGCTGCCCCGTGCTCGGCGAGCTGCTCGACGGCGGCCCGCATGACTCGCAGGGCCGCGTCTTCGTCGACAGGGACGGGGCCCTCTTCCGCTACATACTGGACTTCCTACGGTCGGGCCGCCTGCTACTTCCCGAGGAGTTCCGCGAGTTGGCAAGGCTCAAGGCCGAGGCCGAGCACTTCCGCCTCGACGCCCTGGTCACCTGCCTGTCGGCCACGTCCGCCGTGCCGCCGCCGTTCCCGGGCCAGCCGGGCTACATAACGCTGGGCTACCGCGGAACGTTCGCGTTCGGCCGCGACGGCCTCGCGGACGTCAAGTTCCGCAAGCTGACGCGCATCCTCATCTGCGGCAAGGTGACCATGTGCCGCGAAGTGTTCGGCGACACGCTGAACGAGTCGCGCGACCCCGACCGCGGCCAGGACGACCGGTACACGTCGCGCTTCTTCCTCAAGCACAACTCTTTGGAACAGGCATTCGACTGCCTCCAGGAGTCGCGGTTCCGCTGCGTGTGTGCCTGCGGCACCGGCACCTCGTGCGGCGCCGGAAACGAGCCGCTCAAGCCTGGCGTCGACTCCGAGGAGAACCGCTGGAACCACTACAACGAGTTTGTGTTTGTGCGCCCCTAA